CGATGCCGGCTTCACCATCGACGGGCTGAACGATCAGAGCTATTACCTCCAGACCTTCGCTAGCCGCGCGCTGGGACCCAACAGCGGCGTTACTGCCGATATCTATGTCAATTACTTCGACAGCGGCGTCGGTTTGGGCACAGATATCTGGGGCGCCGGCGCGACCGCTGCCTATTTCCGCCAGATCGGCAGGCTTAACGCGGTGGTGACAGGTGGCATTTATACCTTCGACCAGGAAGGTGGCGGGCAGAGCGACGTTTCGGCGCAAGGTCTGCTCGGCCTGGGCTACAGGTTCTGAACGGGAGCAAGAGGCTTCTTCGAGGATTCGACGATGTACGATGAACATTACGGACTGAGCGGACGGCCCTTCCAGCTGACCCCCGATCCAAAATTCTGGTTCGAGACCGCCACCCACCGCAAGGCGATGGCGTATCTCGGCTATGGCCTGAGCCAGGGCGAAGGCTTCATCGTCATCACCGGCGATCCGGGCGCGGGCAAGACCACGTTGGTCGGCCATCTGATGGACCAGATCGATCGCGAGCGGCTCCACGTCATCAAGATCGTGTCGACCCAGATCGACGCCGCCGAGCTGCTGCATCTCGTCGCCGCCGGGCTCAACGTCGATACCGCGCGATTGTCGAAGGCGCATGTGCTCGCCAGCATCGAGCGCGCGCTCCACGCGATAGCGCGTTCGGGCAAGCGCACGCTGCTGGTTATCGACGAAGCGCAGTCGTTGCCGGTCGGCAGTCTCGAAGAACTGCGGATGCTGTCGAACTTCCAGACGGGCGGTTATCCGCTGCTGCAGATCTTCCTGCTCGGCCAGCCCGAGTTTCGCGACGTTTTGCAGAGCGCGGGCAGCCTCGAGCAGTTGCGCCAGCGGGTGATCGCGATGCACCACCTCGAGCCGATGGAGGCCGAGGAGGTCGAGCCCTATCTGATCCACCGCTTGCAGGTGGTCGGCTGGGAAGGGCGCCCCGACTTCGATGCCGATGCGATCACCGCGCTGCACCGCTGGTCGGGCGGCGTGCCGCGGTTGCTCAACCAGCTTGCGGGCCGGGTGATGCTGTACGGCGCGATCGAGGGGATCGACCGATTCACCGCCGACGACGTCGCGACCGTGACCACCGATATCGACTGCGACATGGCCGACCGCCCGGGCCGCCCCGGCGCCGCGCCGCGCCCGATCCGCGCCGACATCGTGCCGCCGCCTCCCACGCCGCCGCCTGCACCGACGCGCGACGGCGCGCTTGAAGCGCGGATCGCCGAGCTCGAACAGCGGCTCGAGGAACAGGATGCGGCGCTTCGCCGGGTGCTGACGCTGCTGGTCGAGTGGGTCGAGGGTGATGGTGGCCGCCCCGAGCAGACGGTGCTTCGCGGCACCGCCGCCTGAACGGACGCATGTCGATGCGCAACGCCATGTCGGTCGATGTCGAGGACTGGTTCCAGGTCGGCGCGTTCGAAAAGGTCATCGACAAGGCGAGCTGGCCGACGCTCGACCAGCGGGTCGATGCCAATACCAATGCGGTGCTCGACCTGTTTGCCGAGACGGGCATGAAGGGCACCTTCTTCACGCTAGGCT
The genomic region above belongs to Sphingomonas qomolangmaensis and contains:
- a CDS encoding ExeA family protein, encoding MYDEHYGLSGRPFQLTPDPKFWFETATHRKAMAYLGYGLSQGEGFIVITGDPGAGKTTLVGHLMDQIDRERLHVIKIVSTQIDAAELLHLVAAGLNVDTARLSKAHVLASIERALHAIARSGKRTLLVIDEAQSLPVGSLEELRMLSNFQTGGYPLLQIFLLGQPEFRDVLQSAGSLEQLRQRVIAMHHLEPMEAEEVEPYLIHRLQVVGWEGRPDFDADAITALHRWSGGVPRLLNQLAGRVMLYGAIEGIDRFTADDVATVTTDIDCDMADRPGRPGAAPRPIRADIVPPPPTPPPAPTRDGALEARIAELEQRLEEQDAALRRVLTLLVEWVEGDGGRPEQTVLRGTAA